In one Pseudomonas sp. SCA2728.1_7 genomic region, the following are encoded:
- a CDS encoding alpha/beta hydrolase has product MNITKTLTASLLALSIGNAFAAETSGVEHNTQAFLNALAAGGGKPLEQLSPKDARAVLTGAQASVKVDLSGVEVSDKAIKVNGQTINLKVVRPAKVKGELPVFMFFHGGGWVLGDYPTHQRLIRDLVVGSGAVAVYVDYTPSPEAQYPTAINQAYAATKWVAENGKDIGVDGKRLAVAGNSVGGNMAAVVALMAKEQKAPALRFQLLMWPVTNAQFDDGSYQQFAEGHFLTKGMMQWFWDNYTTNPAERAQIHASPLNASAEQLKGLPAALVQTAEFDVLRDEGEGYARHLDAAGVAVTSVRYNGMIHDFGLLNPLSQIPEVKAAVRQAAAELKTHLQP; this is encoded by the coding sequence ATGAACATCACGAAAACCCTCACCGCTTCCCTCCTCGCCCTGTCCATCGGCAATGCTTTCGCCGCCGAGACCTCCGGTGTCGAACACAACACCCAAGCCTTCCTCAACGCCCTCGCCGCCGGCGGTGGCAAACCCCTTGAGCAACTGAGCCCGAAAGACGCCCGTGCAGTACTGACCGGCGCCCAGGCTTCGGTGAAAGTGGATCTGTCGGGAGTTGAAGTCAGCGACAAGGCGATCAAGGTCAACGGCCAGACGATCAACCTGAAAGTGGTGCGGCCGGCCAAGGTCAAAGGCGAGTTGCCGGTGTTCATGTTCTTCCACGGTGGCGGCTGGGTCCTCGGTGATTATCCGACCCACCAGCGCCTGATTCGCGACTTGGTGGTGGGCTCTGGCGCCGTCGCGGTGTACGTCGATTACACGCCGTCGCCGGAAGCGCAGTACCCGACCGCGATCAATCAGGCTTACGCCGCGACGAAATGGGTGGCAGAAAACGGCAAGGACATCGGTGTCGACGGCAAGCGTCTGGCGGTGGCCGGCAACAGCGTCGGCGGCAACATGGCGGCGGTCGTGGCGTTGATGGCCAAGGAACAGAAAGCCCCGGCGCTGCGCTTCCAGTTGCTGATGTGGCCGGTGACCAACGCGCAGTTCGACGACGGTTCGTATCAGCAATTTGCCGAGGGCCACTTCCTCACCAAAGGCATGATGCAGTGGTTCTGGGACAACTACACCACCAACCCCGCCGAGCGTGCGCAAATCCATGCCTCGCCGCTGAATGCCAGCGCAGAACAGCTCAAAGGCTTGCCTGCGGCACTGGTGCAGACTGCCGAGTTCGACGTGCTGCGTGACGAAGGCGAAGGCTATGCGCGGCACCTCGATGCGGCCGGCGTGGCGGTGACCTCGGTGCGCTACAACGGGATGATTCATGACTTCGGCCTGCTCAATCCGTTGAGTCAGATTCCTGAAGTGAAGGCGGCCGTGCGTCAGGCAGCGGCTGAGCTGAAAACCCACTTGCAGCCTTAA